Part of the Fimbriimonadia bacterium genome, CTGCCTATGACGATACGCGATTGACATTCGGCCGGGACTTGGTAAAGGCCGGACGTCACCTCGCCGTTGGCCCGGTGGACCGCTCCGGATACCCGGAGTTCGGGACTGCGTCGGACACGCTCGCCGCAAGGGTTGCACACGGCAAGGAGCGAGGGTTGCCGCCGATCATGCGAGCGCACGTCGGGCCATACGAACCGAACCGAGCGCGAGCGGTCCAGTCTTTCCTCGACTGGACGCAGCAACTGGCCGCAGCGGGGTTTCTGGACGTGCTGTCCATCGGAACGTCGCAACTCACGCAGTCGGATTTCGGCAAGGACTGGGGGGACAAGCCGAACGGGGGCGGGGTCCCGATCAACTCGGAAGGCGAGTTCCGGGCGGTTTGGCAGGTCGCGCGGCCTATGCTTGTGCGCACCTACGCAGGAACCCGCAACATCCCCGCGCTCGCGCGCATGTACGAAGAGACCATCCACATCGCGTGGCACGCACTCTCCTTCTGGTGGTTCTGCCTGATTGATGGCCGCGGGCCCCACACAGTGCAAGAAAACCTTCGAGAGCATGTGGAGACGCTACGAGTGATCGCGGAGACCGGCAAGCCCTTCGAACCGAACATTCCTCACCACTTCGCCTTTCGCGGGGCAGACGACGTCACGTACATCGTGTCCGCGGTTCTGGCGGCGCGAACCGCCAAGCGGCTCGGGGTGCGTAGGCTCGTGCTACAGACGATGCTGAACACGCCGAAGTACACATGGGGAATTCAGGACCTAGCCAAGGTCAGGGCGCTGCTGGCACTCGCGCGGGAGTTGGTGGACGAGCAATTCACCGTGTACTTGCAGCCGCGCGCGGGGCTGGACTACTTCTCTCCCGACCTGGACAAGGCCAAAGCCCAGCTCGCTGCAGTCACAGCGCTGATGGACGACATCGAGCCAAACGACCCGACCAGCCCACAGATCATCCACGTCGTGAGCTACTCCGAGGCATCCCATCTGGCCGACCCCGCAGTAGTCAACGAAAGCGTGCAGATCACCCGCGCTGCACTCGACGAGTATCGCCGCCTGCGTGCGGGTGGCGAGGTGGAAGATATGGCACGCAACCGTGAGGTCGCCCGGCGCAAGAAGCACTTGCTGACCGAGGCACGCGCGGTGATCGAGGAAATCGAGGCGTCCATCCCCGATCCCTACTCCCCCGAAGGGCTGTACCGCATCTTCTGGGCGGGCTTCTTGCCGGTGCCGTACCTGTGGGAGGGGCGAGAGGAGTTCCGCCATGCCCTCGCGTGGCGGACCCAGCCCGTTGACGGCGGCGTCGCGGTCGTAGACGAGCAGGGCAAGCCCATCCAGGCCCGAGCCCGAGCCAAAGTGGCCGCCGACTTCGCGCGCTCGCAGACTAGTTCGACTGCAGAATAAGGTCGCAGTTCGCTGGCCTGCACACCACGTCCTCGGCCACGTCGAGACCCGCGTAACCGGAGGCCCGGAATCCGAGGCTACGTAATTCCGGCGTCCCACCGTTCGCCGGTCCGTGTAGTTCCAGCGTCCCGCCGGTCCTAGCTGCATCGCCGGGACGGCGAAACCACTCGTCACGTCCTCCTGCCATACTAAGCGCTCGTAGGAACATGCTCGAACGCGCCGTCTCCTATCTGGCCGCGAATCCGCGACGCTGAGCAAAAAGGGGAAGCATGAGGGCGATGCAAGGCCCACGGACACCAAGCATCTCACCGATTTCTACCTGATCCCGGCCTCGGCACGAGCCGAACAACTCCCTGCCCTCCCGGCGGCAGGCTCAAACTGCCGATGGATACTGTATAAGGCCGTAGATTGACCCGGTTTGAGCCAGAGAGATCGCGTGTAATCGAGCCTCGGCTTGCAATTCCCGTGACTCTTTGCTAAACTTATGCGTCGTCTGTATGTCGTGCAGCTTCGAGAGGGCCTCCTTGGAGCGGCCGGCAGTTCAGTGGCTCAACATTTCAGGAGGCAGCATTGGGTAAGAAGCTGTACATCGGCAATCTTGCATATGACGTCACTCAGGAGGAACTCCAGGACGTCTTCTCCCAGGCAGGTACCGTTACCTCGGTTAGCGTGGTGGCGGACAAATTCTCAGGACAGTCGCGCGGCTTTGCGTTCGTCGAGATGTCGTCGGACGAAGAGGCGAAGGAAGCCATAAGCAAGCTCGACGGATACTCCATGAAAGGCAGAAACCTTCGCGTGGACGAGGCTCGTCCCCGCGAGCCCGGCCGATTCCCCTCCGGCAGCGGTGGGCAGTCGGGCGGCGGCCGAAAGCCGCGTTGGTAAGCAGCCTCCTGTGACCTTGTAGAAGCTGGTGTCCGCCGCACCGAGGCCCGACGGCGGAGAAGCAGATAGAGGTAGTCACTCGGCCCCGAGGTTCCTTCCTCGGGGCCGATGCTTTGCGTGGGTGCAACTAGATGACCGTTGTCTCGATGCGGAGGTTGGGGTCGGTGAAGCGTTCGACGCGGAATGTGGAGACGTCGAAGTCGGAGTGTCCCGTGAGTGCCAGGTCGGCGATGATCTCGCCGACCTTCGGAGCAAGCATGAAGCCGTGGCCCGAGTACCCGACGGCCGTCAGCAAACCTTTGGGCGAATCGAACGCCTCGATGATGGGCCGGTGGTCGGGGGTCATATCATAGGTACCCGCCCACTGGCGCTGCAGGCGTACGTCCCGGAGGCAGGGAAACAGCGTCAGCACCTTGCGCGCGGCCATCTCGGCGTAGGCGAAAGAGGACGCCAAGCTCATCGTGTCCATCTCCTCCTCACCCTCCTCGCACTCGGCGACGAACTCACCCCGCATAGTCTGCACCATCGAGTGTCCTCGAAGCGACACCACCATGGGGTCCAGGAATGGGCGGATAGGCTCGGTTACCAGCACTTCCCTCTTCATAGCTCGCAGCGGTAACTCGATGCCGAGGGGCTTCAGCAAGTCCACGCTGTGCATCCCCGCCGCACAGATGACGATGTTCGAACCGATGAACCCCTTAGAAGTCTCGACCCCGATGACTTGACCACCCGCCGTCTCGATGCTCTCCACGTGGGTGAACGTGAGAATGGTGGTGCCCTGCTTGCGCGCTTTCTCAGCCAGGCCCCAAGTCACTGCGAAGTGCACGGCGATCCCGTCCTTAGGGTTGAAACACCCGCCTACCACCGTGTCCGTGCAGAGCGCCGGGGCTAGACGCTTCATTTCGGCCACGCTCACGAGCCTGCTGTGCACGCCGAAGCGGTTCTGCACCTCCGAGTTACGCCTAAAGTGCTCGATGTCAGTCTCGTCGAACGCCAGGAACAGGTAGCCGCCCTGCCGAAAGAGCGGGTCGAAACCGAGCATATGCCCCAGCCGCTCGTAAAGCCGCTGGGCCCCGAGCGCCAGCTTGATGTCCGGCTCGTTCGCGAACTGCGCCCGGATGCCGCCCATGCACCGGCCGGTCGCACCGCACGAGATGTAACCCTTGTCCAGCACGAGCACATCGCTCATGCCTCGTGCGGTCAGCC contains:
- a CDS encoding cobalamin-binding protein, which gives rise to MMASAVQRNEVFGFVRPYVDAHTLGVATVEHLLRDCGYRTVMADARICEAVGRPSRLDNVAILERWIKEQGISRLGFSYRLDPAEGVELFGRLVDRLRSRRLLDAQGGPLRGLYFAGLPSACDAVRREHGDWVGVFVGDETPVETLNKLGIPPHLVPNEISQHAAYDDTRLTFGRDLVKAGRHLAVGPVDRSGYPEFGTASDTLAARVAHGKERGLPPIMRAHVGPYEPNRARAVQSFLDWTQQLAAAGFLDVLSIGTSQLTQSDFGKDWGDKPNGGGVPINSEGEFRAVWQVARPMLVRTYAGTRNIPALARMYEETIHIAWHALSFWWFCLIDGRGPHTVQENLREHVETLRVIAETGKPFEPNIPHHFAFRGADDVTYIVSAVLAARTAKRLGVRRLVLQTMLNTPKYTWGIQDLAKVRALLALARELVDEQFTVYLQPRAGLDYFSPDLDKAKAQLAAVTALMDDIEPNDPTSPQIIHVVSYSEASHLADPAVVNESVQITRAALDEYRRLRAGGEVEDMARNREVARRKKHLLTEARAVIEEIEASIPDPYSPEGLYRIFWAGFLPVPYLWEGREEFRHALAWRTQPVDGGVAVVDEQGKPIQARARAKVAADFARSQTSSTAE
- a CDS encoding RNA-binding protein, giving the protein MGKKLYIGNLAYDVTQEELQDVFSQAGTVTSVSVVADKFSGQSRGFAFVEMSSDEEAKEAISKLDGYSMKGRNLRVDEARPREPGRFPSGSGGQSGGGRKPRW
- a CDS encoding FAD-binding oxidoreductase, translated to MKKRADAIIIGAGSSGLAIAYWLTARGMSDVLVLDKGYISCGATGRCMGGIRAQFANEPDIKLALGAQRLYERLGHMLGFDPLFRQGGYLFLAFDETDIEHFRRNSEVQNRFGVHSRLVSVAEMKRLAPALCTDTVVGGCFNPKDGIAVHFAVTWGLAEKARKQGTTILTFTHVESIETAGGQVIGVETSKGFIGSNIVICAAGMHSVDLLKPLGIELPLRAMKREVLVTEPIRPFLDPMVVSLRGHSMVQTMRGEFVAECEEGEEEMDTMSLASSFAYAEMAARKVLTLFPCLRDVRLQRQWAGTYDMTPDHRPIIEAFDSPKGLLTAVGYSGHGFMLAPKVGEIIADLALTGHSDFDVSTFRVERFTDPNLRIETTVI